The following are encoded together in the Pedobacter sp. D749 genome:
- the pheT gene encoding phenylalanine--tRNA ligase subunit beta, giving the protein MKISYNWLKQFVQIDKTPQELSLILTNVGLEVESVEKVQPVVGGLEGLVIGEVLTCVQHPNADRLRITTVNVGGKENLQIVCGAPNVGAGQKVVVATVGTTVYPLEGEPFKIKESKIRGELSQGMICAEDEIGLGKSHDGIMILDEDTEIGIRAKDHFKMDDDFVFEIGLTPNRADAASHLGVARDLAAYFRSEYEMPDLSAFKTDNENLVIPVEVEDFAACPRYSSLTLSGVTVKESPDWLKDKLKVIGLRPINNVVDITNYVLHGLGQPLHAFDADKITGGKVIVKKVAEGTPFITLDDVERKLSADDLMICNAEAPMCIAGVFGGKSSGVDTNTKNIFLESAYFNSVSVRKTSKRHGLKTDASFRYERGTDPEITVTALKYAALLIKELAGGEISSSVSDIYPSHIKPFEFDVSYTNINKLIGANIPSTEIKHIITALGISATNTSDDTLALRVPSFKVDVTRECDITEEVLRIYGYDNIEIPAKVNASLSYSVKPEKENTHNVIADMLAANGYAEIMCNSLTKSAYSKNLDEAVFILNPLSSDLNVMRQNLLMPALESVAYNQNRKNADVKFYEFGKTYHLINEQYVERPRLLLLISGAKQSEQWNHNAKSSTFYNLKSAVDAIISRLGVTSYQSDTLNDENFAYGIKYFRGDKILVSFGAASKADRKVADVNAEVFYADFDWATLLDIVRKNKIVHKDVSKYPQVRRDLSLLIDQNVTFDTLKGIAFKTDKKLIKEVGVFDVYVGDKLPEGKKSYALNFILQDEEQTLTDKQIENTMQKLIANLTAQAGAEIRK; this is encoded by the coding sequence ATGAAAATATCATATAACTGGTTAAAACAATTCGTACAGATTGATAAAACGCCTCAGGAACTTTCCTTAATCCTTACCAATGTTGGTTTAGAAGTAGAAAGTGTAGAAAAAGTGCAGCCCGTTGTTGGCGGCTTGGAGGGGTTGGTTATCGGCGAAGTATTAACCTGTGTTCAGCATCCCAATGCCGATCGTTTGCGCATTACTACGGTAAACGTTGGTGGTAAAGAAAACCTTCAGATTGTTTGCGGTGCTCCAAATGTAGGCGCTGGTCAAAAAGTGGTAGTCGCTACAGTAGGTACAACAGTATATCCTTTAGAGGGTGAGCCTTTTAAAATAAAAGAATCAAAAATCAGGGGCGAACTTTCTCAGGGCATGATTTGTGCAGAAGATGAAATTGGCTTAGGCAAGTCTCATGATGGAATTATGATCCTTGACGAAGATACCGAAATTGGGATCCGCGCAAAAGACCATTTCAAAATGGATGATGATTTTGTTTTCGAAATCGGATTAACACCAAACCGTGCCGATGCGGCTTCGCATTTAGGTGTGGCGAGAGATTTAGCTGCTTATTTCAGAAGTGAATATGAAATGCCTGATCTTTCCGCTTTTAAAACAGATAACGAAAATCTGGTAATTCCGGTAGAAGTAGAAGATTTTGCCGCTTGTCCGCGTTACAGCAGCCTTACCCTTTCTGGCGTTACCGTAAAAGAATCACCAGATTGGTTAAAAGATAAATTGAAGGTAATTGGTTTACGTCCGATTAATAATGTGGTTGATATTACCAATTATGTACTTCATGGTTTAGGTCAGCCTTTACATGCTTTCGACGCCGATAAAATTACCGGTGGAAAAGTAATCGTGAAAAAAGTTGCTGAAGGAACACCGTTTATAACCCTTGATGATGTGGAGCGTAAGTTAAGTGCAGATGATTTAATGATCTGCAATGCTGAAGCACCAATGTGTATTGCAGGGGTTTTCGGCGGAAAGTCTTCTGGTGTTGACACCAATACCAAAAATATTTTCTTAGAAAGTGCTTATTTCAATTCGGTTTCTGTACGAAAAACATCAAAAAGACATGGTTTAAAAACCGATGCCTCTTTCCGTTACGAGCGTGGTACCGATCCGGAGATTACAGTAACAGCTTTAAAATATGCAGCTTTATTAATTAAAGAACTGGCTGGAGGCGAAATTTCTTCATCAGTTTCTGATATTTATCCAAGCCACATCAAGCCGTTTGAGTTTGATGTGAGCTATACCAATATCAATAAATTAATCGGTGCAAATATCCCTTCAACCGAAATTAAACACATTATTACAGCTTTAGGTATTTCGGCAACCAATACTTCTGATGATACCCTGGCTTTAAGAGTGCCATCGTTTAAAGTTGATGTGACGCGTGAGTGCGATATTACTGAAGAAGTATTACGTATTTATGGTTATGACAATATCGAAATTCCGGCAAAGGTAAATGCATCGCTTTCATACAGCGTTAAGCCTGAAAAAGAAAATACGCATAATGTAATTGCAGATATGCTTGCCGCTAATGGTTATGCAGAAATTATGTGTAACTCGTTAACTAAATCGGCTTATTCGAAAAATTTAGACGAAGCAGTATTCATTTTAAATCCGTTAAGCAGCGATTTAAATGTAATGCGCCAGAATTTATTGATGCCGGCTTTAGAAAGCGTAGCCTACAACCAGAACCGTAAAAATGCTGATGTTAAGTTTTACGAATTCGGTAAAACCTACCATTTAATCAATGAGCAATATGTAGAGCGTCCAAGGTTGTTATTGTTGATTTCGGGCGCTAAACAAAGCGAGCAATGGAACCATAATGCGAAGTCATCTACTTTCTATAATTTAAAATCAGCAGTTGATGCAATTATATCGCGTTTAGGCGTTACAAGCTATCAGTCTGATACTTTAAATGATGAAAACTTTGCTTACGGCATCAAATATTTCCGTGGAGATAAAATCCTGGTAAGTTTCGGTGCGGCTTCAAAAGCCGACCGCAAAGTGGCTGATGTAAATGCAGAGGTATTTTATGCTGATTTCGATTGGGCAACTTTATTAGATATTGTAAGGAAAAATAAAATCGTACACAAAGATGTTTCTAAATACCCGCAGGTTCGTCGCGATCTTTCATTGTTGATTGATCAAAATGTAACCTTCGATACCTTAAAGGGTATTGCATTTAAAACCGATAAAAAGCTGATCAAGGAAGTTGGTGTATTCGATGTATACGTTGGTGATAAATTGCCGGAGGGAAAAAAATCTTATGCCTTGAATTTTATTTTGCAGGATGAAGAACAAACCCTAACCGATAAGCAGATTGAAAACACGATGCAGAAATTAATCGCGAATTTAACGGCACAAGCTGGTGCAGAAATTAGGAAATAA
- a CDS encoding cell division protein ZapA → MGEISIKITISDRIYPLKVNMEEEEIVRRAAKMINERIKDYQDNYAVRDKQDLLSMAVLHYATAVLRTENKVQSQDTAVADKVEELDVLLNNFFSK, encoded by the coding sequence ATGGGAGAAATCTCGATTAAAATAACCATTTCCGACCGTATTTATCCACTAAAGGTGAATATGGAAGAGGAAGAAATTGTGAGACGGGCAGCAAAAATGATCAATGAGCGCATAAAAGATTACCAGGATAATTATGCGGTTAGAGATAAGCAGGATCTTCTTTCTATGGCCGTGTTGCATTATGCAACAGCCGTATTAAGAACAGAAAACAAAGTACAAAGTCAGGATACTGCTGTTGCCGATAAAGTTGAAGAATTGGATGTTTTACTCAATAATTTCTTTTCAAAATAA
- the rny gene encoding ribonuclease Y, with the protein MEIVEILGYVFAVIAGIAIGVVVGRFLLRNLLKQQEVAAQNKVKKILKDAENNAEILKKNKLLEAKEKFLQMKAEHEQEVNAKNNNINQRENTMKQKEQSVNQRMENFNKKEQELDKHKSNLEKQTELAIKKQEEVEVLKNQHLTQLETIAGLSAEEAKNQLVENLKEVARTQAMIQIKDIVDEAKLTASKEAKKVVIQTIQRTATEAAIENSVSIFHIESDEIKGRVIGREGRNIRALEAATGIEIIVDDTPEAIILSGFDPVRREIARLALHRLVTDGRIHPARIEEIVAKTKKQIEDEIVEIGERTVIDLGIHGLHPELIRMVGRMRYRSSYGQNLLHHSREVANFCATMAAELGLNAKMAKRAGLLHDIGKVPDDNPELPHAILGMQLAEKYKEHPEICNAIGAHHDEIEMTSMISPIIQACDAISGARPGARREVVESYIKRLKDLEELALSYPGVEKTFAIQAGRELRVIVESERITDAQAELLAADISTRIQTEMTYPGQIKVTVIRETRSVAFAK; encoded by the coding sequence ATGGAAATAGTTGAAATATTAGGATACGTATTTGCCGTAATAGCGGGTATAGCTATCGGAGTAGTGGTAGGAAGATTCCTCCTGCGTAACTTGCTTAAACAGCAGGAAGTTGCCGCACAGAACAAAGTGAAAAAGATTTTAAAAGATGCAGAAAACAATGCAGAGATATTAAAAAAGAATAAACTTTTAGAAGCAAAAGAAAAGTTTTTGCAAATGAAAGCGGAGCATGAGCAAGAAGTGAATGCCAAAAATAATAACATTAACCAACGCGAAAACACCATGAAGCAGAAAGAGCAATCGGTGAACCAGCGCATGGAAAACTTCAATAAAAAAGAACAGGAACTCGATAAGCACAAAAGCAACCTCGAAAAACAAACTGAACTTGCTATTAAAAAGCAAGAAGAGGTAGAAGTGCTTAAAAATCAACACCTAACACAATTGGAAACTATTGCAGGTTTATCGGCCGAAGAGGCTAAAAACCAGTTGGTAGAAAATCTAAAAGAAGTTGCCCGTACACAGGCCATGATCCAGATTAAGGATATTGTTGACGAAGCAAAATTAACGGCGAGCAAAGAAGCTAAAAAAGTGGTGATCCAAACCATTCAGCGTACGGCCACCGAAGCTGCGATTGAAAACTCTGTTTCTATTTTTCATATCGAAAGTGACGAGATTAAAGGTCGCGTTATTGGTAGAGAAGGTAGAAATATCCGCGCTTTAGAAGCGGCAACCGGTATTGAGATTATTGTGGATGATACACCAGAAGCCATTATTTTATCCGGTTTCGACCCGGTAAGAAGAGAAATTGCCCGTTTAGCTTTACACCGTTTGGTAACAGATGGTCGTATCCACCCGGCGCGTATTGAGGAAATTGTAGCGAAAACCAAAAAACAGATCGAAGATGAGATTGTAGAGATTGGTGAGCGTACAGTGATCGATTTAGGTATCCATGGTTTACATCCGGAGCTGATCCGCATGGTTGGCCGTATGCGTTACCGTTCATCTTATGGACAAAACTTATTACATCACTCTCGTGAGGTAGCTAATTTCTGTGCTACCATGGCTGCAGAATTAGGTTTAAATGCTAAAATGGCCAAACGCGCTGGACTATTACACGATATAGGTAAAGTGCCTGATGATAATCCTGAATTGCCACACGCAATTTTAGGGATGCAACTGGCCGAAAAATATAAGGAACACCCTGAAATCTGCAATGCCATTGGTGCTCACCACGATGAAATTGAGATGACTTCAATGATTTCTCCAATCATTCAGGCTTGCGATGCTATTTCTGGTGCCCGTCCTGGTGCCCGCCGTGAGGTTGTAGAAAGTTACATCAAACGTTTAAAAGATCTTGAAGAACTGGCTTTATCTTACCCTGGTGTAGAAAAAACTTTTGCTATCCAGGCTGGTAGAGAGTTACGTGTAATTGTAGAAAGCGAACGTATTACCGATGCACAGGCAGAACTTTTAGCCGCTGATATTTCGACTCGTATTCAAACCGAAATGACTTATCCGGGGCAGATTAAGGTTACTGTAATCAGGGAAACCCGTTCTGTAGCATTTGCGAAATAA